A DNA window from Streptococcus parapneumoniae contains the following coding sequences:
- a CDS encoding cytidine deaminase — MATTKLIELAIETSKNAYVPYSHFPIGAVLVAKDGSVYTGVNIENASYPLTNCGERTAIFKAVSEGQREFSELIVYGQTEKPISPCGACRQVMAEFFEQDLKVTLVAKDKSTVEMTVGELLPYSFTDLN, encoded by the coding sequence ATGGCGACTACTAAGTTGATTGAACTGGCAATTGAAACCAGCAAGAATGCCTATGTCCCTTATTCTCACTTTCCTATTGGAGCAGTGTTAGTAGCCAAAGACGGAAGTGTTTACACGGGAGTGAATATCGAAAATGCTAGCTATCCTTTGACCAATTGCGGTGAGAGAACAGCCATTTTTAAGGCTGTATCTGAAGGCCAAAGAGAGTTTTCAGAATTGATTGTCTATGGACAGACTGAAAAACCAATTTCGCCATGTGGTGCTTGTCGCCAAGTGATGGCTGAATTTTTTGAACAAGATCTAAAAGTGACCTTAGTCGCAAAAGATAAATCGACGGTCGAGATGACGGTCGGGGAGTTACTTCCATACTCTTTTACAGACTTAAACTAG
- the deoC gene encoding deoxyribose-phosphate aldolase, producing MKLNKYIDHTLLKQDATEEQIDCLLSEAREYDFASVCVNPTWVEHAKKRLEGTDVKVCTVVGFPLGATTSAVKAFETKEAIQNGADEIDMVINVGALKSGNLDLVESDIRAVVEASGDKLVKVIIEACLLTDQEKVEACQLAQKAGADFVKTSTGFSTGGATIADVKLMRETVGPDMGVKAAGGARSYADALAFVEAGATRIGTSAGVAILKGELADGDY from the coding sequence ATGAAATTAAATAAATATATCGATCATACGCTTTTGAAGCAAGATGCGACAGAAGAACAAATTGATTGTTTGTTGTCTGAGGCTAGAGAGTATGATTTTGCCAGTGTTTGTGTTAATCCGACCTGGGTTGAACATGCTAAAAAAAGGCTTGAAGGTACAGATGTCAAGGTCTGCACGGTAGTAGGTTTCCCCTTGGGAGCAACAACTTCAGCCGTGAAAGCATTTGAAACCAAAGAAGCTATCCAAAATGGCGCAGATGAGATTGATATGGTGATCAATGTTGGAGCCCTCAAATCAGGGAATCTTGATTTGGTTGAATCAGACATCCGTGCTGTTGTAGAAGCAAGTGGTGACAAGTTAGTGAAAGTCATTATTGAAGCTTGTCTTCTGACCGACCAAGAAAAAGTTGAAGCTTGTCAATTAGCCCAAAAAGCGGGAGCTGACTTTGTTAAAACATCTACTGGCTTTTCAACTGGTGGCGCTACGATAGCGGATGTCAAATTGATGCGTGAAACTGTTGGACCTGATATGGGTGTCAAGGCCGCCGGTGGAGCTCGTTCTTATGCAGATGCTCTTGCCTTTGTGGAAGCAGGGGCGACACGTATCGGAACGTCAGCTGGTGTAGCTATTTTAAAAGGAGAATTGGCAGATGGCGACTACTAA
- a CDS encoding pyrimidine-nucleoside phosphorylase, translated as MRAVDLIQKKRDGQELTSSEIEWLVEGYVSGTVPDYQMSAFSMAVYFKGMTTREISDLTMNMVKTGQEFDLSAIDGVKVDKHSTGGVGDKVTLILAPLVASFGVPVAKMSGRGLGHTGGTIDKLESIKGYQVERSQEDFIRQVQDIGVSVIGQSDQLVKADKLLYALRDVTATVDTIPLIASSVMSKKIAAGADAILLDVTVGEGAFMKTVDEARELAQTMVELGKAVGRKTVAVITDMSQPLGRAIGNRLEILEALEILQGQGRQDITHFICELAQIMLGLANVNKTVEEVRQHLENGQALAKFEEMIQAQGGDLEDLYRPVNVAHVVEIPAQETGVISALPAMDFGLYAMRLGAGRAVKTDDLDYETGIVFEKKVGDSVQKGEIVAKVYTNGKISPQLVTDFQKYVKINDRVQSLREIIEIIS; from the coding sequence ATGAGAGCAGTTGATTTAATCCAAAAAAAACGAGACGGTCAAGAATTGACTTCAAGTGAAATTGAATGGTTAGTTGAAGGCTATGTGTCAGGAACTGTTCCTGATTATCAGATGTCTGCCTTTTCTATGGCTGTTTATTTCAAAGGAATGACGACACGAGAAATCTCAGATTTGACTATGAATATGGTTAAGACTGGGCAAGAGTTTGATCTATCAGCTATTGATGGGGTTAAGGTTGACAAGCATTCTACCGGTGGTGTTGGTGATAAGGTAACCTTGATTTTGGCTCCTCTTGTTGCTAGCTTTGGTGTGCCTGTGGCTAAAATGAGTGGTCGTGGTCTTGGTCATACTGGGGGAACCATTGATAAATTGGAGTCCATTAAAGGCTATCAAGTGGAGCGCAGTCAAGAAGATTTCATTCGTCAGGTGCAGGACATTGGAGTGTCCGTCATTGGGCAATCAGACCAGCTGGTTAAGGCTGACAAGCTTCTCTACGCCCTCCGTGATGTGACCGCAACTGTCGACACGATTCCTTTGATTGCGAGTTCGGTGATGAGCAAGAAAATTGCGGCAGGGGCGGATGCTATTTTGCTAGATGTGACTGTCGGTGAGGGAGCCTTCATGAAGACGGTTGATGAGGCGCGCGAATTGGCTCAAACCATGGTGGAACTTGGTAAGGCTGTTGGTCGGAAGACAGTCGCAGTGATTACGGATATGAGCCAGCCCTTGGGACGAGCGATTGGAAATCGTCTGGAGATCCTTGAAGCACTTGAGATTTTACAAGGACAAGGTCGTCAGGATATTACCCACTTTATCTGTGAATTGGCTCAAATTATGCTTGGTCTGGCAAATGTAAATAAGACAGTTGAAGAAGTTCGCCAACATCTTGAAAATGGACAAGCGCTGGCTAAGTTTGAGGAGATGATCCAAGCCCAAGGTGGGGACTTAGAAGATCTCTATCGTCCTGTCAATGTGGCCCATGTGGTGGAAATCCCTGCTCAGGAAACGGGTGTTATTTCAGCTCTTCCAGCTATGGACTTTGGTCTTTATGCTATGAGACTGGGTGCTGGTCGTGCAGTCAAGACTGATGACTTGGACTATGAAACTGGAATTGTTTTTGAAAAGAAAGTTGGAGATTCCGTTCAAAAGGGAGAAATTGTGGCAAAAGTATACACAAATGGAAAAATTTCTCCTCAGCTAGTTACAGATTTTCAAAAATATGTTAAAATAAATGATAGGGTGCAAAGTTTACGAGAAATTATAGAAATCATCTCATAA
- a CDS encoding class I SAM-dependent methyltransferase: MNKMYYAENPDAAHDIHELRVELLGEKMTFLTDAGVFSKKMIDFGSQLLLKCLEVNQGETVLDVGCGYGPLGLSVVKAYGVQATMVDINNRALDLARQNAERNKVEATIFQSNIYEQVEGKFDHVISNPPIRAGKQVVHEIIEKSKDFLEIGGDLTIVIQKKQGAPSAKSKMEDVFGNCEVIKKDKGYYILRSVKE, encoded by the coding sequence ATGAATAAAATGTACTATGCAGAAAATCCTGACGCTGCTCACGACATACATGAGTTGCGAGTAGAATTGTTGGGAGAAAAAATGACCTTTCTGACGGATGCAGGTGTGTTTAGTAAGAAAATGATTGATTTTGGAAGTCAGCTTTTGCTCAAGTGTCTTGAGGTCAATCAGGGAGAAACTGTTCTTGATGTAGGCTGTGGTTATGGGCCTTTGGGCTTGTCCGTGGTCAAGGCTTACGGAGTTCAGGCGACCATGGTCGACATCAACAATCGTGCCTTGGATTTGGCACGACAAAATGCTGAACGAAATAAAGTAGAAGCGACGATTTTCCAGTCCAATATCTATGAACAAGTTGAAGGGAAATTTGACCATGTCATTTCCAACCCCCCTATCCGTGCAGGTAAGCAAGTGGTTCATGAAATCATTGAGAAAAGTAAAGATTTCTTGGAAATTGGTGGAGATTTGACTATCGTTATCCAGAAAAAACAAGGGGCTCCAAGTGCCAAGTCTAAGATGGAAGATGTGTTTGGCAATTGTGAAGTCATCAAAAAAGATAAGGGATACTATATCCTTAGAAGTGTGAAAGAATGA
- the coaA gene encoding type I pantothenate kinase, whose amino-acid sequence MTNEFLHFEKISRQTWQSLHRKTTPPLTEEELESIKSFNDQISLQDVTDIYLPLAHLIQIYKRTKEDLAFSKGIFLQRESKSQPFIIGVSGSVAVGKSTTSRLLQTLLSRTVTDASVELVTTDGFLYPNQTLIKQGILNRKGFPESYDMEALLNFLDRIKNGQDVDIPVYSHEVYDIVPEAKQRVKAADFVIVEGINVFQNPQNERLYITDFFDFSIYVDAGVDDIESWYLDRFLKMLSLAQNDPNSYYYRFTQMPIGEVESFAHQVWTSINLTNLQNYIEPTRNRAEVILHKSKNHEIDEIYLKK is encoded by the coding sequence ATGACCAACGAATTTTTACATTTTGAAAAAATCAGCCGCCAGACTTGGCAATCGTTACATCGAAAGACCACACCTCCTTTGACAGAAGAAGAATTGGAATCTATCAAGAGTTTTAATGACCAAATCAGTCTTCAAGACGTTACAGATATCTATCTCCCCTTGGCTCATCTGATTCAGATTTACAAGCGAACTAAGGAAGATTTAGCCTTTTCCAAAGGAATTTTCCTCCAACGTGAAAGTAAATCTCAACCTTTTATCATTGGAGTTTCTGGGAGTGTTGCCGTTGGAAAATCAACAACCAGCCGACTATTGCAAACCCTGCTTTCTAGAACTGTAACTGATGCTAGTGTTGAGTTGGTTACAACTGATGGTTTTCTCTATCCCAATCAAACCTTGATTAAGCAGGGGATTTTAAATCGTAAAGGATTTCCTGAAAGCTATGATATGGAAGCTCTTCTCAACTTCTTGGACCGCATCAAAAATGGACAAGATGTAGATATTCCTGTCTATTCTCATGAAGTCTACGACATCGTTCCTGAAGCAAAACAACGAGTAAAAGCTGCTGACTTTGTGATTGTCGAGGGGATTAACGTCTTTCAAAATCCACAAAACGAGCGTCTCTATATCACTGACTTCTTTGACTTTTCCATCTATGTAGATGCTGGAGTGGATGATATTGAGAGTTGGTATCTGGACCGTTTCTTGAAAATGCTGAGCCTAGCCCAAAATGACCCTAATAGCTACTATTATCGTTTTACACAAATGCCGATTGGGGAAGTGGAGTCCTTTGCCCATCAGGTCTGGACCAGTATCAATCTCACAAATCTACAAAATTATATTGAACCAACTAGAAATCGTGCGGAAGTGATTCTTCATAAAAGCAAGAACCATGAAATCGATGAAATTTACTTAAAAAAGTAA
- the rpsT gene encoding 30S ribosomal protein S20 — MANIKSAIKRAELNVKQNEKNSAQKSAMRTAIKAFEANPSEELFRAASSAIDKAETKGLIHKNKASRDKARLSAKLVK; from the coding sequence TTGGCAAACATTAAATCAGCTATCAAACGCGCTGAATTGAACGTTAAACAAAACGAAAAGAACTCAGCTCAAAAATCAGCTATGCGTACTGCTATCAAAGCTTTCGAAGCAAACCCATCTGAAGAACTTTTCCGTGCTGCTAGCTCAGCTATCGATAAAGCAGAAACTAAAGGTTTGATTCACAAAAACAAAGCAAGCCGCGACAAAGCTCGTCTTTCAGCTAAACTTGTTAAATAA
- a CDS encoding DNA topology modulation protein — translation MKIAIIGYSGAGKSTLAEKLSHYYSIPKLHMDTLQFQPGWQDSDREWMLTEMKNFLTKNESWVIDGNYSWCYYEERMQEADQIIFLNFSPWTCLFRAFKRYLKYRGKVRESMADGCQEQFNWEFIRWILWDGRTKNAKDRYQYLNNTYPEKMHILHSQAEIDCFLRSLKK, via the coding sequence ATGAAAATCGCAATTATCGGATATTCTGGTGCTGGTAAGTCAACTCTAGCAGAAAAGTTATCTCACTACTACTCCATTCCAAAACTGCACATGGACACACTCCAATTTCAACCTGGTTGGCAAGACAGTGACCGCGAATGGATGTTGACCGAGATGAAAAACTTTCTCACAAAGAATGAATCTTGGGTCATCGATGGAAATTATTCTTGGTGCTATTACGAAGAAAGAATGCAGGAAGCTGATCAAATCATCTTTCTCAATTTTTCACCATGGACTTGTCTCTTTCGGGCTTTTAAACGTTATCTCAAATACCGGGGAAAAGTAAGAGAAAGTATGGCAGATGGTTGTCAAGAACAATTTAATTGGGAGTTTATCAGATGGATTCTTTGGGATGGGCGAACAAAAAATGCTAAGGATAGATACCAATACTTAAACAATACTTACCCAGAAAAGATGCATATTCTCCATTCTCAAGCAGAGATTGATTGTTTTTTGCGATCTTTAAAAAAGTAA
- a CDS encoding NAD-dependent protein deacylase, producing the protein MDKIEQLQGIIDQSQRIVFFGGAGVSTESNIPDFRSSDGIYSLKLGRHFTAEQLVSRTMFERYPEDFFDFYKKYLVYPDAKPNLAHDYLASLEKTGKLKAIVTQNIDSLHEMAGSQKVLKLHGSADRNYCLGCHRFYDLTAFLEFEDPVPYCLDCGKVVKPDVTLYEEALDMDVFSRAARAIQQADLLIIGGTSLVVYPAASLVNYFSGSNLVVINKSSTPQDSQADLVIEGKIGEVFSKLRQ; encoded by the coding sequence ATGGATAAGATTGAACAATTACAAGGTATTATTGATCAAAGTCAGAGAATTGTCTTTTTCGGTGGTGCAGGGGTTTCTACAGAGTCTAATATTCCAGATTTTCGTAGTTCAGATGGTATATATAGTCTGAAACTAGGTCGCCATTTTACTGCCGAGCAACTGGTTTCACGCACTATGTTTGAGCGCTATCCAGAGGATTTTTTTGATTTCTACAAAAAGTATCTGGTCTATCCTGATGCCAAGCCGAATTTAGCACATGATTATCTAGCGTCGTTGGAAAAAACAGGTAAATTAAAGGCGATTGTGACGCAAAATATCGATAGTCTCCATGAAATGGCAGGATCTCAGAAAGTTTTGAAACTGCATGGTAGTGCAGATCGTAATTATTGTTTGGGCTGTCATCGCTTTTATGATTTGACTGCCTTTTTGGAATTTGAAGATCCAGTTCCCTACTGTTTAGATTGTGGCAAGGTGGTCAAACCTGACGTGACCCTTTATGAGGAAGCGCTAGATATGGATGTATTTAGTCGCGCAGCTCGAGCCATTCAGCAAGCAGATTTGTTGATCATTGGTGGAACTTCCTTAGTTGTTTACCCTGCAGCTAGTCTAGTCAATTATTTTTCAGGGTCAAATCTTGTTGTTATCAACAAGTCCAGCACTCCTCAAGACAGCCAAGCTGATTTAGTTATCGAAGGTAAGATTGGAGAAGTTTTTTCTAAATTGAGACAATAA
- the deoD gene encoding purine-nucleoside phosphorylase, which produces MSIHIAAQQGEIADKILLPGDPLRAKFIAENFLEDAVCFNEVRNMFGYTGTYKGHRVSVMGTGMGMPSISIYARELIVDYGVKKLIRVGTAGSLNEDVHVRELVLAQAAATNSNIIRNDWPQYDFPQIASFDLLDKAYHIAKELGMTTHVGNVLSSDVFYSNYFEKNIELGKWGVKAVEMEAAALYYLAAQHHVDALAIMTISDSLVNPDEDTTAEERQNTFTDMMKVGLETLIAD; this is translated from the coding sequence ATGTCTATCCATATTGCTGCTCAGCAGGGTGAAATTGCTGATAAAATTCTTCTTCCTGGGGATCCTCTTCGTGCTAAGTTTATTGCGGAGAATTTCCTTGAAGATGCTGTTTGTTTTAACGAAGTGCGTAACATGTTTGGTTACACTGGTACTTACAAGGGTCACCGTGTATCTGTTATGGGAACTGGGATGGGAATGCCATCCATTTCGATTTATGCGCGTGAGTTGATTGTTGACTACGGTGTGAAGAAATTGATTCGTGTGGGAACTGCAGGCTCTTTGAATGAAGATGTCCACGTTCGTGAATTGGTTTTGGCGCAGGCAGCTGCAACAAATTCTAACATCATCCGCAATGACTGGCCACAGTACGATTTTCCACAAATCGCTAGCTTTGACTTGCTAGATAAGGCTTATCATATCGCTAAAGAACTTGGCATGACTACTCATGTGGGAAATGTCTTGTCATCTGATGTCTTTTATTCAAACTACTTTGAAAAGAACATCGAGCTTGGTAAATGGGGAGTTAAAGCTGTGGAAATGGAAGCAGCAGCGCTTTACTATCTTGCTGCCCAACATCATGTTGATGCGCTAGCTATCATGACAATCTCAGATAGCTTGGTCAATCCAGATGAAGATACTACTGCAGAAGAACGCCAAAATACCTTCACCGATATGATGAAGGTTGGTTTGGAAACCTTGATTGCAGACTAA